TCTAAATTCATATTTCCACTTTTCTAGACACTTTATGGTTGTAAATTTAATGGGTTTATAACTTATTATTGGGGAATACTATTCTTAGTTAATAATCAAAATAGAATTGCATCTTTTCTTTTTCAAGTTGTTTCACCATGAAAGTGTGTTCACATATTTGAATTGTTCATGAATAATGAACGTTAAATAAAGTGAACATTAATGATAAAATGGATTCATTTGTATATAATATAATGTACCACGTTATGTAACTTGAGCTTTGGTAAAAGCATAAGTTTATCTATAATTTCTTGAAAAAATTTATTCTCAAAAGTTTCTTCTACAATGTTAATGGAACACTTTTTATGCGACGACGTAGGAGGGAAGCATCATGTGTTTGGAATAGCTATTTTGCTTTCTGTTTTAAATTATTAATTTAGTTTGACCCCAAGAATCCTATGAGTTCTTTGAGTATATGTATTCTTCTAATAATTTTATCATTAATTTCTCCTAATCGCTCTGGTCGTAAAATTCCTTCTTCCTTTAAATTATCTAAAAGGCCACCATTTTGAATAGTCTCCACAACATTTTGGATATCAGGATCAAAATCGAGATCTTCAGGCTTTATCTCATTAAATATATCCATCATACCATTATTTTCTAAACGAGTTTTTACATGTCTAAGAAAAAATGTTGATTCTAAAAGTAAGTTTAAAACAACATTGTCATTAACATTAATGCCTGTAGTATCAAAATTATCCCAATCTGCTATAACGTCTCTTATCCAACACCTTAAATTAGATATAATCCATTTATCTTCACAATCTGCCATAGTAACTAAAGCTTTCTCTATTTCAGCTTTGGAGTCCCCAAATAATATTTCCAATTCTTCTTCGTCAATTGAGCCGTTCTCAAGTAAATTCAATAATTGTTCTAAGTCGCTTTTTGTGAGTCCAAACGTTTCTTTGTTATTATTTGTAGTTTGAATCAAAGCATTTTCAGCGGTATTAAATAGTACCGGTTTGTATTCAGGATTTAATTTCACCAATTCATGCTGCATCATATTTATAACAGATTGCATATTGTTGAGCATCATCCCCATTTGATTGGTATTGAAACCAACGGCTGTATTTATATAACTTAAAGTTTCATTCACTTCCGATTTTGACCATGCTACACCAATAATTTTCGAATAGTCGCTGGCTAACATTTTCTCAGGGCCAATAGATTTTGCAGTACCATCTCCTTTTCCTGAAGGTAAGATATAATCTCCCATTTGAGTTTCGCCAATAACCAAAATGGGGACTTGACCCATAAGCGCTACTTTTTCATAATTATCTTCAAATCCTTTTTTAGGCATGGCACCTACAATTATCGGATTGCTTGTAATGGCCATAAATTGATCTGCTTCAACAAATGTTTTCGAAATAACGCCATTTTTTATTCCAACAACTTCACCATAGGTAATTGTTTCATTCCGATTGGCTTTTTTTAACCACTCGGCATAATCAGCACCACCAGATTCAAAACTTACTCCACCACCTTTACCAACATTTATAACATGCTTTAATAAAAACGCCTTTCTTTTAGTAGCCGCAACTATAACAGCCCAAATTTCCGCAAAGGGGTCATCACAATCCTCAACACATACTGTAAAAATAGCAGGAATCACATTAATTAATAACTTACCTGAAGATTTCCATACTTCCAAGGTTCTTTCAGCATAACCTACAAAAAACTCTTTGTTAGGCTCTATATGCGCAGAATACAGTCCCTTTAAGTCTTCTGTACTATCAAATGCATAAGACACACCGCTAATAACAATATTGGGGTCACCAGCTTGAATAGCATCAATGATATCAATTACTGTTTGTCTGGCCAATTTTGTACCACCTTCAATCCTTCCAACGGCCTCTCCATCGCCACTAAAGAATGTCACGAAGTTATTATCCCAGCCAGGGTCTTCGTCATTTACTGTAATTGCAATGCCCTGCCCACTACCTGAAACTCTTAAAGGATAGGTGTTAATATTATTTTGAAGGCTATTGGAAAAAGTTGCATTTATTGTAACCTGTCCATTTAAATTGGTAATGCTATTTAAATCACTTGTGCCTACATTTAATTCACCAGTAAGCATAGTAGGGCTTTGGTTCTCAACGGTAAAATTACCGTAGTTAATGGTTTCGCCATCTTTTGTATTTAAAAAAGTATTTCCTTCAACATATAATTCTGTAAACGTACTTGGCTCTAAAAATTTGGTTGGGAGTTTAAATTTAATACTATCTGTTGTTACTTCAATACGCTCAATATCATTTGTTACAATACTCAAACCAGCAGTATCGGTAGTTCCTAATTTATCAATTTCTGGATTTGAATTCCTATTACCTTGAAGCGACCAAACATTTGCAGGAACCCCATGTGCAGTTCCTGTATTCAAATTATTATTTCCAATATTATTACCGTTCATTGTGAGTTTTGATGCCGTATTGGCATGAAAGGCATAAGGAACTGAGAGCAATTTACTATCGCTTATTGTAGAATAACTGCTGTCATTCCCATATTTAATAGCTATTTCCATCCAAATATCATCATTGCTCCAAGGTATATTAATAAAATTTCCTTTGCCTTTTTCACCCTCTCCAATTACAAGCGAAAAAAGACCAAATTGATTGGTTATAATTGTATGTTCTTCAGAATAATAAATTTTTAGAGCATTTTTATTACTGCTATGTAGATTAACAATTAAAGAAACTTGTTGCTCTGCTAAAATATTCCCAGAAAGATCTCTGGCTATAGCCTGATATTTCATCCCTTGAGAAGTGACCTGAGCAAAACCTGTGGTCAGAAATAAGCTAAAAACAAAAAAAAGGATAAGTTTTTTCATGGTTGTAGTTTTTTATTAATTCTTTATTATTTTATAAACCTCAATGAAAGATTCATTTTCATTTGAAATTTTAAGGATATAAATACCTGACTTAAAATTCACAACATCAATCCAAAATTCTGGTCCTTTAATATTTGTGAAAGATTCTAGAGTTAATCTACCTGTTAGATCGTAAATTTTTACGTTGAATTTTGAATCTGTATTTAGTCCTAAATTAATATGAAGTTTATGGTTTACAGGGTTTGGAAACACAACAGGTTTAAATTTGCTTTCTGAACTCATGTTTAATCCTAACGTGGAAGCATTATCAAAAAAGCTTTGATGAAATCCTTGAGTAATTATGCCTTTATTAATGTAACTTGTTTCAACAATATTCTCACCAAGCGTCCATGTAAGCAATATTGATTTGGTTTTATTGACCCCGCCTTGTGAAGAAATAATGGAAATAGTATTTGGCGAATGAAAATTTTGTGAAAAACCAATGGTTGTAAATAATGTTAAAGCCAAATATAAAACTATCATTCTCATGGTAAACTATGTAATACCGCAGGAAAGAATTGTAGAATTAAGGAAATAAGATTTCTTAAGTTCTTTTATTTCTAGCGAACTGTGAAACTTTATCGTTTAAAATATGATTATAAACGTTTAAATACCAGTGAGTTAATTTTATAAGTTGATTTTACTTATAAAAACATTTATAAACAAAACTGATACATTATAACTTCAATCATGTCAAATATTATCTAAAAGCACTATAACGCTAATTGTTATAAAATTTACTAAAATGTACCGTGTGAAGTTTAAACTGAGCAAAGTTGTAGGATAACTTGAGCTTTGCTCGCCTCATTTTATTTGAGAAAGAGGTGTTCGCAAATCATCTTCGTCGATTTGGTGCTAACCAAACTCATTCAAGATTCACGAGCTCCTATTTATCAAATAGGAGTGGAGTGAGTAAACACTTTTTATGCGACTAGCCTGTACTGAGCGAAGTCGAATTGCGGGATGTTGAAATAAATCACA
This genomic window from Mariniflexile sp. TRM1-10 contains:
- a CDS encoding T9SS type A sorting domain-containing protein: MRMIVLYLALTLFTTIGFSQNFHSPNTISIISSQGGVNKTKSILLTWTLGENIVETSYINKGIITQGFHQSFFDNASTLGLNMSSESKFKPVVFPNPVNHKLHINLGLNTDSKFNVKIYDLTGRLTLESFTNIKGPEFWIDVVNFKSGIYILKISNENESFIEVYKIIKN